One genomic segment of Pseudorasbora parva isolate DD20220531a chromosome 6, ASM2467924v1, whole genome shotgun sequence includes these proteins:
- the phlda3 gene encoding pleckstrin homology-like domain family A member 3, with translation MNQCKVMKDGYLEKRSNGLLQLWKKKRCVLSEEGLRLYDCKGESSKEMRFERMTTLDCVEYKRGLVYFTIVMDGGKEIDFRCQQEGTAWNAEIALALVRFKNRVAVQTGRNRHLSHLGSCGEGDVEL, from the coding sequence ATGAACCAGTGTAAAGTCATGAAGGACGGTTATCTGGAGAAGAGGAGTAATGGACTTCTGCAGCTGTGGAAGAAGAAGCGTTGCGTTCTGTCAGAGGAAGGGCTCCGGCTGTACGACTGTAAAGGCGAGAGCAGCAAAGAGATGCGCTTCGAGCGGATGACCACGCTGGACTGCGTGGAGTACAAACGGGGTCTGGTGTACTTCACCATCGTGATGGACGGCGGGAAAGAGATCGACTTCAGGTGCCAGCAGGAGGGAACGGCGTGGAACGCGGAGATCGCGCTCGCGCTCGTGCGCTTCAAGAACCGCGTCGCCGTTCAGACCGGCAGGAACAGACATTTATCACATCTGGGCAGCTGCGGGGAGGGAGACGTCGAGCTTTGA
- the tnni1a gene encoding troponin I, slow skeletal muscle, whose protein sequence is MLKSLMVARAKEELEQEELDKEEEKQRYLAEKALPLQMQGMSFAELQELCQELHAKIDVVDEERYDIEAKVLLNKREIKDLNIKVLDLRGKFKRPPLRRVRVSADAILRSLLGSKHKVSMDLRANLKSVKKEDTEKKRPVEDSDWRKNVEAMSGMEGRKKMFDAAKGSTQ, encoded by the exons ATGTTAAAG AGTTTGATGGTGGCCAGAGCCAAGGAGGAGCTGGAGCAGGAGGAGCTGGATAAAGAGGAGGAGAAGCAGAGGTATCTGGCAGAGAAAGCTCTACCTCTGCAGATGCAGGGCATGTCATTTGCTGAGCTTCAG GAACTCTGTCAGGAGCTTCATGCTAAGATTGATGTGGTGGATGAAGAACGCTATGATATTGAAGCCAAAGTCTTACTGAATAAGCGGGAG ATCAAAGACCTGAACATTAAGGTTCTGGACCTGAGGGGTAAGTTCAAGCGGCCCCCCCTGAGGAGGGTGAGGGTTTCTGCGGATGCCATCCTCCGATCTCTCCTAGGCTCAAAGCACAAAGTCTCAATGGACCTACGAGCCAACCTCAAATCTGTGAAAAAGGAGGATACTGAGAAG AAGAGACCAGTTGAGGACAGTGACTGGAGGAAGAACGTAGAGGCCATGTCTGGAATGGAGGGAAGAAAGAAGATGTTTGATGCCGCAAAAGGCTCCACTCAGTAA